ATCTGCCGCTGCCCCCCGTCCCATCCAGGCGGATTCGATCCGCCGTGATGATGCGTCATTGCGTCAGGATTCCGCCATGGCGCCCGCGAGTCAACCAGTGCGCGAGCGTTGCTTCAGGCATTCCCGCCTTCGCGTTCAATCTCCTTCTTCAGCCGCTGTACGGCGCGACACCACAGCAACCGAACCGCATCGGAAGAACGATTCAGCCGAGCCGCGATCTCCGCGATCGTCAAATGTTCGCGGTTGCGCCAAATGATGACTTGCCGGTATTCTTCCGATAGACGATCCAGAGCGGACTCGACGCGGTCTTGCTCCTCGCGGCGTGCAGCGCCTTGGCTGGGGCTGGTAATATCCGACGCGATTAGATTCAACAGCAAATCCTTCGAGGCATGTTCCTCGGCCGCCTGCTCGCGGCGGATCGCCCGCTTGGCGCGACGATAGCTCTGTCGAAAATCGGCGATATTGTTCAGCAGTAATCGCCGTAACCAAGCGCGTAAGTCGTCGTCGCCCCGCAGGCTGGCTTGGGCAATGTCGCGTTGAGCTTCCACGAACGTCTGCTGCACCAGGTCCGAGGGACTCGCCTTGGCTTGTAATTCCTTGTCCAGCGAGTCCCGGGCGATCGCAATCAGGAATGGCCGATAAGCCTCCAACAATTGGCCGAGCGAAGTCGCGCAGCCGCCTTGCGCTGCGCGAATCAAGGGAGTGATGGCCAAATCAGACATCGCCATTTTGCCCAACGAATAGCGCGACAACTGCACCGCGCCACTGCCCTGTGGCGAACAACCGCCGCCAACTCTGCTAGTAGATTAGCCACCTCAGAGGGGGCGAACAAGCGCCAGCGACTTCGCCGATCAACAACGCCTGTCGTCTCCCGAAAAACCGGCAGATGCGGAAAACTAACGGTCCACTTGGCGACGGCGCGGAAATGCCTGGCTATAATCCAACCTTATGCTGTGGCGGAAGTGCAAAAAGCTTGTCCGGCGGGGGCCCAAGGTTCGCAAGCTCGAATCCCTGGAGCCGCGCGCCATGCTCGATGCCGCTTCTTTGATAAATCTGGACTTGTACCGCGCTGATCCACGGTTCGCGGGGGCCGACGGACACGGCTATTCCGCCGTGATCATCGATACCGGCGTCGACCTGAACCATCCCTCGTTCGGCCCAGACCAGAATAGCGACGGCGTCGCCGACCGGATCGTCTATCAATACGACTTCGCCGATCGGGACGCCAACGCCAGCGACGGCAGCTCCACGAGCCATGGCTCCCATGTCGCAGGCGTCGTTGGCTCGGCGGACACGACCCATTTTGGCGTCGCTCCCGGCGTACAGTTGATCATCCTCAAAGTCTTTAAGGACTCCGGGGGCGGGGCGGAGATGGCCGATATCGAGGCCGCGCTCCAGTGGGTGGAACAAAATGTCGCCACCTATAACATTGTCGCCGTGAACCTGTCGCTAGGCGTCGGCAACTATGCGTCGGCCGAGACGGGCTATGTCATTTCGGACGAGTTCGCCCGACTCGACGGCTTGGGCGTGATCTGCGTCGCCGCGGCCGGAAACGACTTCTCGAACAGCGGCAGCCAGATCGGCGTCTCGTACCCGTCCGCCGACCCCAAAGTCTTGGCGGTAAGCGCCGTCTGGGCCGATGACTACGGCGCCCAATCGTACGAAGGAGCGGTCGACAACACGACTGCTCCCGATCGTGTGGCCAGTTTCTCGCAACGCCACCCGCAACTCACCGACATCTTTGCCCCCGGGGGCCTGATCACGTCGACCGACCGCAACGGCGGCGTCATCACCCGTCGGGGGACGAGCATGGCGGCGCCATTCGTAACCGGCGCTGCGGTCCTGGCGCAGCAACTTTCCGTGCGCGAACGCGGCCGCCGGCTCACGACCACGGAGTTTCGCGACCTGCTCCGCTCGACCGGCATTCAAATCCAGGACGGCGACGACGAAAACGACAACGTCACCAACACTGGCGCGAATTACCGACGACTCAATCTCCTGTCGCTAGGCGAAGCCCTCTTGGCGGTTCCGGGGCCGCCGACGCTGACGATCGAAAACCTGGTTTTCACCGAGACCAGCGCCGGCCCCACGGCCGCTGGTCTGACCGTGCGACTCTCGCGGGCGCCGGCGAGCCGCGTGACCGTCGATTTTCACACTATCGAAGGTTCCGCCAAGGCCAATGACTTTATCTCCGCCAGCGGCAGCCTTACGTTCGATCCCGGCGGTCCGATTCAACAAACGATCAGCGTCCTCGTCGTCGGCGACCTGCTCCCCGAGCCCGACGAGAACCTGGCCGTCGATTTGAGCAACGCCCGCGGCGCCACGATCGGGCGGGCGCGGGGCGTCGTGGTGATCGTGGACGACGACGAAGCGCTCTCGTATCACAATTCCTTAGAACCGCGCGACGTCAACGGCGACCGCAAAATCTCGGCGCTGGACGCCTTGATCGTTATCAACGAAATCAACGCCAAGGGCTCCTACCGCCTCCCCTCGCCGCCGACTCCCAAACAGCCCTGGAGCTTTTACGACGTCAATATGGACGGCAAGATCTCGGCGCTCGACGCCCTGATTGTTATCAACCACATCAACAATTCGATCGCCCGCCCATCCGACGAACCTGCCGTCGCGCCGGGCAACTTGTCCCCGGACCTGCGTGCTCGGGCCGTCGAACCGCTCGACGCGATCGCCGCCGCTACGACCAGTACAACTGCTCGGGCGAGCGCCGCCGACGCGGTTTTTGCCCTCTCCTCCGCGGTTGCGGACGCGCCGTTTGCTTGCAATAACCGCGCGGCTGTGTACCGTGAAACTTACCGGCGTCAGAATTCGCCGCGCTTCTCCAGTTTGCCCCACGCGTAAACGGGACCCCGTCGTTCCCGGCGGAACTACCCGTCGGATCGCGTCGTCCAAGGGTCGACCGGCTCGGGCCGCGAAACTGGGTGATGCAATCGGTTTCGGATGTTGTGGC
This window of the Planctomycetia bacterium genome carries:
- a CDS encoding sigma-70 family RNA polymerase sigma factor, translated to MSDLAITPLIRAAQGGCATSLGQLLEAYRPFLIAIARDSLDKELQAKASPSDLVQQTFVEAQRDIAQASLRGDDDLRAWLRRLLLNNIADFRQSYRRAKRAIRREQAAEEHASKDLLLNLIASDITSPSQGAARREEQDRVESALDRLSEEYRQVIIWRNREHLTIAEIAARLNRSSDAVRLLWCRAVQRLKKEIEREGGNA
- a CDS encoding S8 family serine peptidase; its protein translation is MLDAASLINLDLYRADPRFAGADGHGYSAVIIDTGVDLNHPSFGPDQNSDGVADRIVYQYDFADRDANASDGSSTSHGSHVAGVVGSADTTHFGVAPGVQLIILKVFKDSGGGAEMADIEAALQWVEQNVATYNIVAVNLSLGVGNYASAETGYVISDEFARLDGLGVICVAAAGNDFSNSGSQIGVSYPSADPKVLAVSAVWADDYGAQSYEGAVDNTTAPDRVASFSQRHPQLTDIFAPGGLITSTDRNGGVITRRGTSMAAPFVTGAAVLAQQLSVRERGRRLTTTEFRDLLRSTGIQIQDGDDENDNVTNTGANYRRLNLLSLGEALLAVPGPPTLTIENLVFTETSAGPTAAGLTVRLSRAPASRVTVDFHTIEGSAKANDFISASGSLTFDPGGPIQQTISVLVVGDLLPEPDENLAVDLSNARGATIGRARGVVVIVDDDEALSYHNSLEPRDVNGDRKISALDALIVINEINAKGSYRLPSPPTPKQPWSFYDVNMDGKISALDALIVINHINNSIARPSDEPAVAPGNLSPDLRARAVEPLDAIAAATTSTTARASAADAVFALSSAVADAPFACNNRAAVYRETYRRQNSPRFSSLPHA